ACCATGACGATATATGAAAAGTGCTGCTGTCTGAAGGCATTACTTGCTAGTTTCCCTCTTAGAAGTCTTGGAGCTTTCAATGTCATCATAAAGTCCATTTGAGAGTGTTTTCTTTGGCATAACCCGTTCTGTAGATGTTAACCCTTCATCCAAATAGTTTTATATTGTCTCGTTATTATACAAAAACACTAACACTATTTTAGTGCACCCAACTCTGTTGACTACACAGACTGAAGACACAGTGTCAAGATCTAATATTATGTTGCACAGGAGGGAGGTATTGGATGATGGACGATACATTATCCAATACTGGACTCAAACCGTTCATAGTGTTTAATATCCTGTCATGCAATAGTTGGAGTATATATGTCATTACTGGAAACATATCCACATTGTTGCTCCTGTTATTTGGTACTTTCTCACACTGCACACAAAAAGTggtcaataaaaataaacaaatatttatctCAGCACAGTAGAACCATAAAGTCTCTCTTCTCGACTCGTTTGAATCATCTCATCCCTGCCATCCACCAATTGTGTGGCTGCTGCTTCAGCACGGCTTGTTTCTCTTGAGGACTAAAGTGCAAAATGGTCAAAATGGCCGTGAGCGTTTGCTGGCGCCCCCTGGTGTCATGGAGTGTGAGAAACCTATAAATGACGTTCTTGAGGTACTCGAGGTTGGCCCCATCTCTTCCTTGGTCCCGAATATGCTTGTCCAACTGGCACCGTAGCTCAGCAATCTCTTCTTCATGCCTCTCCCCCTTTGCAATCAGTTTTCCTTGTAGCTGGTGCAAGTCTTCCTCTAGCCGATGCTTTTGTTTGCGCAAGGCAGCCACTTCCACCTCTTTGCGGGACAGCTGTTCGGCGTAGAGCAATAAAGTTGGCTCGTTGGGCCCAGATAGTTTTAGAGCTTGAGTGATAATGTCACTTTCTTCTTGTTCTGGATCAGCTTCCTCTGGGTCACCACCTTCCATCGCGGTGTTGTTATTTGTAGTGTTCCTCTGATGGCTTCCAAAACTGATCACCGCCGCAGCCCGAAGTCGCTCCAGCTCGAGGTCTTTTTCCGCAAGCAGGGCCATGGTGCGATCTCTCTGTTTGTGCAGCTCTTCCTCAAGCCGCAAGAAATTCTCCCTGTGTTGAGCCTCCAACCTTTCGACTTCCTGTTTGTGGGACTGCTGGAGCGCTACAAGCCCTAGTTGCCGCTCCTCCAGGTCCCGTTTGTGCTGCGCTTCCGCTTCGTCGGAAAGAATGCGAAGGTTGATGTACTTCTCCTTCAGCTCGGCCAGCTGGTCACGTGCTTCTTCTAACTCTTTAGACTGGTTGCCGTCTTTTGCGTTCTTGTTTTTCAGAACACCCTGAGCCCTCATTTTGTAACGCTCGAACTCCTCCCTTAGCTGCCGGAGCTCTTGCTGGTAGTGGAGCGCTGACGCCTTCTCTCCCTCTGAGACTTCCTTGTCTTTTTCTCCTAGCAGCTTTTCGATGTCCAGACTCTGGTCTTGAGATCTTTGTGCAGCCAGTAGGAGTAACTTCTTTACCTTCTCAAGTTTGTCCTTTAACACGTCCACGTTCAAGTTGGTGTCGTCAATGTTTAGATCGGAGGTCGTCGTCCTATTGACTGCTGCGATGGCGAGGGTTTTGTTCTCGGTGTCGAGTTGAAGGATGCGTTCTCGCAGCCTCTGAGCGTTCTGTTGGTCCTTCTGTCTGGCCTTCTCGCAGGCACCCAACAGTTCTGAGAGCTCAGATACTCGCTCCTCAAGGCTGGCAACTCGTGCCTCCTCCATCTGTGCCTGTTCTCGGAGAAGCTCATCTGCCTGTGCCACCTACATAGACACATATGGGTAagaaataagaataaatgtttaGATTAGCAttagaccaggggtgtccaatcctgctcctggagggcgaAATAatactgcagagtttagcttcaatcCTAATTAAACACCTGAACCAACTAATCAAGGTCTACAGGATTGCTAGAAATTTCCAGGCAAGTGTGTTGGAGCAGgatgaagctaaactctgcaagatACTGGCCATCCAGGAACAGGACTGTATGAAATAGAATGATTATACAAAAATgtcagtttatgaatacccaggattaattgttaaccccgggtaaattatgagcagtgtgaaacgtgaagtaagataacccaggattccatttacccggggtttagaatgacacagggttaaatatttcaagtgtgaaaagccctattgaGAATATCTAGCGATGCACCAATTAACTGATAAATGGCCGATATCAAAATTCTATATTTTTGTCTgagtaaattaaaaataaaatgctaaaataaatctattttaaaataaatgtaaattttcaaTACTTTTAAGTGAATTTAGACATCACAACATTCTGAtgtacagaataaaaaaaaaagttttactaaAGATTACATTAAACAGTGTTCTTAAATATAATGttcttaaattaaatattagtattaatCGATACCGATATTAAAGTAAAATGGAAATCCACCCTTTCCATTTTTAAAACGCATGTTACTGACTTtgttgtgaacaattcatccatgcatgtttctttttttttttttatcttgtaatttttaatcaaaatgtcataactgaaTCATACGTGACGTATGCTGGACTTCACCAATCATTTAGTCCGCTTAAACTCCACTTGAactcagatctgcctccattcaATATACAAATGATGTGTAGAACCGTGTCTCAcccccattttttttcttttcagataatccatttcacttggatgtatgtcacaatacaGAATAAAGCTACTTCCATTACACTGCCACTTCAAACCAAATCTAATATAGGCTGGTATGGATATATCATGCATTATACATTTTCTACATGCCTATTCAGTATTCAACAAGTTGACCTGTCCCCAAAAACAACGGTGTGAAATGGGGATTAGCCAATCATagtataaataatatgtatacactcagcatgaaacggaagttgcgatagtcttttcttccctattgtgatgtatatccaactgaaacggcttctcaaaaatgaaaaaaacattttcaagacttgattttgtccatcggcaATTGACTGGATGGTTGAAACGTTGTTGTTTGCTAtcgctgtgatctcatgtgagtgacaggttgtcctgccctcgGACCAGTgaacgtcatcagagaagagaagagctgttattgcaagagggaggggaagttactttgattaaaaattacgacggctcatgaattaaaaaaaataatgatgtgcacgataaatcatttataataaataccgcaatattccataataaataagaaaattgAATAAGAATGGTCAACTTTAAAAGTAGAACAACAAAAATGGCCTGTTAAGTAAGTGGGGTGGAAAATTGCCATAGTCTTAACGATGACTAGAATGAATGCTAGAAACCTAACAAAACTTTAAGATATGGCCTTTTTAAAAGTACCTTTCTGATTTCCTGCTGAAGTTGCTGATTGAAGTGAGCTTTGAGGTCTGCAATCTCTTGCTGGAGCTCCTCCACACGTGGGTCAGGTTTACCCCTCTCTGCTGCGGCAGCCTTCAGGCTTTTTTTCAGCTCCTCTCGTTCCTGAGTGATCTCTTTCAGCTGCGATTCGTAATCTAGCCTTCGGTCTGCTGCCTGCATGGCTTCAGCCAACGCCTCCCGCGCATCCTCCAGTTTGAGTTCGGCATCCTGTCTCAATCCCCTCTCCTCCTGCAGGAGTTTCTGAAGCTCTCGGAGCATGAGCGCATGATCGCCCTGCTCCTGCGCTCGTTCGTGCTGCTGGGTGATGACGCGGGCTTTGCTCTCTGCCAGCTGCTCCTGCAGGCTCTGAAGCTCCATCTGATACTGCTTCTGATCTTCCTCCATCCTGGCCTGCAGCTCCTCCAGTTCCTGCTTCATCTTCCGCTTGTCCGCCTGGAACGAAGCTTCCATTCTGGACTTTTCTTGAGTGACGGTTGACAAGGAGCTGGTCAGGGTGGACAGCTGTGTCTTTAGTTGGATGACACGGCGGTCTGTGTCTGCTGCAGGTGGTGGTGGCTCCATACATCCACTGCTGCTGGTGCTGATGCCACTTTCAGACCCACTTGCCTCCTCTGATTGCTGGGGTAAGGCATGTACAACAGCTCCAGCTGTGGCTCCATCTACAGCACAGCTTTGGTCCTCCTCTATTTGGTCTCCTTTAGTGCTGTTGCTGGTCACACTAGTGGCCGTTTCAGCAGAGGCTGCTGTGTCCAGGCTGTCTTCACTGTGAAGTGAACATCGGTCATCCCCAAGGTCGGAGGGTAATGATCGTTGAGCATTTCCTGTAGCACCACTAAACGACTGGTTATCACCACGCTGGCTTAAATCAACCTCCTGAGAAATGGTCAGTACCTTCAGGCTGGCTTCCAAGGCTTCTTTTTCCTTAAGTAAGCTTTGGTACGCTCTGACAACATCTTTAAAACGCGTCTGATACTTCACAAGCTGTTTCTTCTGCACTTCGATGGTTTCCAGCAGGTCCTTCTTGCTTGGACCACCGCCAAAGCTCATACCGAACTTGTCCATGCTGTATCAGTCAGGCTGGTTTCATACTCTCCGATGTAATCTCCACCTGCAAAGTAAATACAGATTTAAGACTTCTATATGTGAAAGAAAGAAGGGCAATGTGGAAAATATGTAAGCagcttttcacaatatttgGAGTTTGCTTTAAAACTAAATATTCCTATAATATAACAAAcgaatataacaaacaaattaaaattatccatGTAAAGCACTGGCCGAAATAAggaaataattaataaacattcataatttgatatttaacgttttttgctgttgtttgtcTTTGAGACTGTTTCTGCTGTCCGTTATTTTAAGATAATATTGACTATATTTTACAGCTCATTTGTTGTCTGTAGCTAATTATTTAGTTAGCCAGTTGTAAAGGTGTGAGAATACATTACACTAAATCCCACATCACGACATTTAGACTTAAAAGCATTGCAAATAAGGCGTTAACTCAATGTGCTCTTCATATAATTGTCTTTCAAAGCAGAAATATCGCATTTACCCGAATACGTGTCCTGTTTACTTGCTGCAGTCGCTTCCGGGTGTGGAAGTGACGTCTCAggaaaaattaaaagtttaacagtattacaaaataaatattataagtataatattatattataatagtaatattataaaatattataaaaaaaatattagatttttaaatgtcatctataaaaatatgaatcatGAATCGAGCAGGGAAAACATACTGAAATAACTTTTATGCTAAACGATGAACCGATTGTTGGTTTTGAGATTAAACTATttcttttgactttttatgcTAAGATATTTCTATAAAGTCTCTCGTGTTTTTAGCCTAATTCAGGTTTAAATAAAGACAAACAAACGCGCTGGCGTCACGGATCCCACGATGAAGATGAGGAGGAAGAAAAGTGCCACTGTTCTTCTGAAAACGCAGCGTCAGCATTGGTCAATTACAATACAGTAACACATAGGAAAAGATCATTGTTTAGTAAGTGATTGTTAATAGACTAAACTGTATGTGTTCACTATATAGGAAAGAAAAAGTTTACATTATGAGCTAATTCATAGTTAACTTCTAAAGATGTTTTTATAATAGTCttttaaaatataggctatttaacTAGTTAGAGTGTGCAGTGTCCAATAATGTTAAGTTTACATCtggggtgtcaaactcagtcCAACAGAGTTTagttcaaacacaaacaaacacacacacacacacacacacataggccTACCTGTGGTTTTCAAATAAACCTGAAGGACTTGATTAACTGGATCAGTGgtctgttgcacaaagccggtttcagttgctacccaggtaaattcaagattagtttgaacAAATGGGCTTATGAAGGTGGATTGTTTTTTAGCGGGgttcattgctatggtaacttacgctacacgcctaacctgctccggagcaggttttattctgagtTAGAGACGCAAACccaaactcgaccaatcagctttgagtaaagtgacatgtatctgatgcaataaagccactccctctgtatctctcgctccaaattaaatcagtttatagtgaaaagattttagagacaaaattgcttaacatttgctgttaattattaattatatttatattaaacaaattaaaattatgaataattcatgacacattcatataattaggcctattatattaattgacaatattaaactctgcttttaaattaaaataaatataatacatgcataatatataaagcttttaaacagattaagcttacatgtattcttttgagcactttgtgaaactatattaattatttggtctatttgtttgattcacatgcattgaaatagtcatatatttttatatattttatatatatatt
The Ctenopharyngodon idella isolate HZGC_01 chromosome 4, HZGC01, whole genome shotgun sequence genome window above contains:
- the gcc1 gene encoding GRIP and coiled-coil domain-containing protein 1, giving the protein MDKFGMSFGGGPSKKDLLETIEVQKKQLVKYQTRFKDVVRAYQSLLKEKEALEASLKVLTISQEVDLSQRGDNQSFSGATGNAQRSLPSDLGDDRCSLHSEDSLDTAASAETATSVTSNSTKGDQIEEDQSCAVDGATAGAVVHALPQQSEEASGSESGISTSSSGCMEPPPPAADTDRRVIQLKTQLSTLTSSLSTVTQEKSRMEASFQADKRKMKQELEELQARMEEDQKQYQMELQSLQEQLAESKARVITQQHERAQEQGDHALMLRELQKLLQEERGLRQDAELKLEDAREALAEAMQAADRRLDYESQLKEITQEREELKKSLKAAAAERGKPDPRVEELQQEIADLKAHFNQQLQQEIRKVAQADELLREQAQMEEARVASLEERVSELSELLGACEKARQKDQQNAQRLRERILQLDTENKTLAIAAVNRTTTSDLNIDDTNLNVDVLKDKLEKVKKLLLLAAQRSQDQSLDIEKLLGEKDKEVSEGEKASALHYQQELRQLREEFERYKMRAQGVLKNKNAKDGNQSKELEEARDQLAELKEKYINLRILSDEAEAQHKRDLEERQLGLVALQQSHKQEVERLEAQHRENFLRLEEELHKQRDRTMALLAEKDLELERLRAAAVISFGSHQRNTTNNNTAMEGGDPEEADPEQEESDIITQALKLSGPNEPTLLLYAEQLSRKEVEVAALRKQKHRLEEDLHQLQGKLIAKGERHEEEIAELRCQLDKHIRDQGRDGANLEYLKNVIYRFLTLHDTRGRQQTLTAILTILHFSPQEKQAVLKQQPHNWWMAGMR